From the Salmo trutta chromosome 25, fSalTru1.1, whole genome shotgun sequence genome, the window CCACCGATGTACCCAGGAGCTAGCTCCTGTGCCGGGCTTCAGCTGCAACCTGTTAGCCTGCACCCCTGGAACCCCTACAGCCTACCCATGCAGGACCCCTCAGGCTCTGCCACCCTCCCCAGCAAGTCTCATCAACTGTTAGAGAAGCCagtcctctccccatctcctcctacagctcctcctcccccacatccttcacttcctcctcctcctccaccaaccaTGCTGCCAAAACCCAAAAGCCCTACAGAGGAGCTGACGGACTCTGCCAGTAGCTTCCAGGAGCCGTCTTCTCTAAATGAAAGCCCTGTTCCGGACCGGCAGGGGACCGACAGGTTCAGCAAGAAGAGCCGTAAACGTCTGGACAGCCGAGCTGAGGAGGCAAACATGACCACCGTCTCAGAGGGAAAATCCAAAAAGGAAGGGCGCGCCCTCTCCGACTTCAACTCCCTCATCTCCAGCCCCAGGCTGGGCGGCAGGGAGAAGAAGAAACCCAAAGGCCAGAGGGAGCAGCTGAACAAAACCAAGAAGCTCAACAGGACAAGTACCACCAGCGAGTTCCAGGACAGTTCCGAGAGTGAGCCCGAGCTCTTCATCAGTGGAGACGAACTGATGAACCAGAGCCAGAGCTCCAAGAAGGGCTGGAAGAGTAAGAGGAGCCTGAGGATGGCCAGTGAACTGGAAGAGATCAAGTGCAGGAAGGCCAATGAGAGAGAGGACCGCGGGCTGGGCAGCCAGGGATTCGTCTACGTCATGGCCAATAAGCAGCCACTCTGGAACGAGGCAACACAGGTCTACCAGCTGGACTTCGGAGGACGGGTCACTCAGGAGTCTGCTAAGAACTTTCAGATCGAGTTGGATGGCAGACAGGTAAGATTTTGATTTTATTATTTACAGAAACCTGGATGATTTGTTAATAACGGGAGTTGTATATGAGTTAGAATTCTAAAATCAGTGTAGTATTGTGGTTGCTTAAAATACCAACTGTCACATTGACCTCTTTATGGCTTAGCTGAGTCAGTACCCATCGAGCTCCAGGTAGACATTGAGCGATGAAAACAGGCCTTCCTCAAAGCGTTATATCCGTTTCCCACATTTTTCCCCCTGTCTTTCTACAGGTGATGCAGTTTGGCAGAATCGATGGGAACGCCTATATCCTGGATTTCCAGTATCCTTTCTCAGCAGTGCAGGCCTTTGCTGTGGCCTTAGCCAATGTTACTCAAAGGCTGAAGTGAGAGACTGCTCTCACCCAGCGCCACATATGTGTCATATATATGGATCTGTTCCAACCGATACTGGTGCATAATGACGACATAATCAGAGATGATGTTCCTGGGTCCTGTAACATGGGACTGTCAGTTTAGTGCTTTGCAAGGACAACACGGTTTATGGGGCTATgaacagtggtgtagtggagggtaaacgctCGTAAACACCGTTCACGCACCTTCTTTCTTTTGCGTGAGCGGAAATatgcattgaaagtatagggTGCTTTACTTCAGCGTTTACCCACCGATTTTTTTTACAACTACATCACTGGCTATGAAATACACTTTAGTAAGCctcatataaaaacattttaaaaggtaAGTTGCTCTTACTTATCGTATCTATGCTTCGGATTTAAAAACTGCCCTGTGGAGAAGTGCAATTTTAAAAGACCTGATTAAAGAAAAAGTGCAATGCTGGACAAAAGTGTTGAAATGATGTATCGTGAGAAAGGAGACCATATTGATTGTGGAAAGACAACAAGATGAGTTTGAAGGTATTAGAGTTTATTTAGAAGTTATTTATAACATCACTTCTATGAAGTGATCCTATAGGAATATCCACATTTCCCTAAGTTGTGCCATTATTGACAAGCcattatgtaaatgttattgtaTGACCACATACTCCCGTACAACATTAATTGGAACACATTCATAAATAAATTGTAACACCTGTATATTATCAATGTTAGACCTAACTTTCTGCCAATCATCTCTTTTAGTAGACCTTATGAAAAACTAAAATTGAACGCATGTGTAAATCAAATGCATGGATCACGTTATCTGGGACAAAGTTTATACAGTAGAAATCCCACCTGCTGCCAGATCGGTCAACTCATGTTAAatcatacaacaacaacaaaaaaagacacGCTAACCTCTGAATTAATGTAACATTATGGTGTATAAACTTGGTTGGCTCTGTGTTTTAGTCAGTCACTGGTGGTGTTTAAAGATGCTACTTGAACATTGCATTTGAATGTGAAGTGCTTTGCCTCCTTGGAGTTGCTGCTGCTTTTTGATAGAGATTGTCCGCATTAGTGCTAATAGTGTCACATGGTATTGAAGACGTCAAAGTTATAATTTTTATATTTTCAGATTTTAATTTCTTTTTGATTGACTGATTAATTTGTGAACATGTTGTTCAGTAATTAACATGTCTGGTGCTGCTTTTTTTAAAGTATATCTGCAGGTTTATTTGAAAAGGTATTGTAGACAAGTTATGTGATGATTCAACTATTCAATGCTTAGCATTGTTACTCTGCTGTGTCATACAGCAAGACTTCAGTGCGTATTATACAatacagacagtgtgtgtggtgtggtcaTTGTGTTATTGTCATCACCACCTAAATTAATATATATTATTGTATTGCCTAGATGGggtttttcttacatttttttcaATTGTATACAATGATTTTTGTCCAGAATATATATCAGAAGATATATCATTAAAGATAGGTCTAACTGATTTCCAAACACTTAATAAAATGTATAACATTGAAAACACATATCTATGTCTcttcagtgtgcgtgtgtgtgtgtgtgtgtgtgtgtgtgtgtgtgtgtgtgtgtgagggggcgGGGTTTATCAAACGTCACCAGTCtattcacagtgtgtgtgtgtgggggtggggattTATCAAACGTCACGAAGCCACCCCTGCTCAGAATGTTAGTTTCACAACTCTCGATTTGTCAGGTGTGTAagcattagtccaaacagttacAAAACGTTTCGTTTTGCAACTAAAACGACCgtttttattggacaaattcagctaCGTCTCTACACGTTTCGTTCCTTTTAAGAAACGTTTATCAACGGAATAgttgtaataataaatacaccccAGGCCTCCTCCAGACTCGCGTTTTGGCGAATTCTCGAATATAGTGCTCTTTCTCCAGTCCATATTCAAGGACACGATATTTCTGAGATGTCCGCTGGCTCCGAAGAGTCATTTATGAATTTAACCGAACACATTGTGACACATTTGGTTTCCCTAACTTTATGAAGCAGTATCTAACGTTATTCATGTAATAGACATTTCAGTCTCGGCATATGTGATTTGAATAGCAATCCGGATTAGTGGGATAATATATGAATGACAATATGGATTCTGATGAAGTTCAACAAACAGGTTGGTGAAATTAAATGATCAATTGACGTTTTtctatgtaatatatatatatataaaaaaaaatcgcAGTTCATCTCAAGTGTCTATTTTAAAATGTCTTCAGAGTTTGTAGGCGAATTCAACGAATGAAAGTCCTACCACTACAGATATTATAAAGGAGCTTCATTTAAGGAATGCACTTGTTGGCCTAAACGTTGTTACAGTCTTACTCAGACAGCAAGTATGTCATGTTCTAATTAAAGGattccttgttttttttaatgccCAAATTGTATTTACTGTTTGATTTGTATTATTTCTGTAGATGGCAGCGCATTAGAAGAATCAACAAGTAGTCCTAATCTAAGAATGACAAGATATCAGATCCTCACATTGATGTCAATCGCATCTGTCAACTTCAGCTCAATGATTTGTTACTCTATACTGGGACCATTCTTCCCCAAAGAGGTATTGTGTAATAGCCTACCAATAATTGTACTTCTTCATTGAGTATGACATATTGTTACAGGTTTTGTTTTTTCCGATTTaagttttgaggttggactttagccgtatagctcgttagcacgtagggcgCACCGATTGGTGTCTTCTATGGTATATCGGATATCACACAATTTATTGTGCATCAGCCACCTACTAGGCGAGACGGAAAGAGGATTACCgatggtgtcacctcgttagtcagtatgtgttacacctgtgctggttgccatctcgttagtgggaagtgGTTCCcgagtggctggcccagtgcacctgttgtcaaatcaaattttattggtcacatacacatggttagcaaatgttatagcgagtgtagtgaaatgcttgtgcttcaagttcagacagtgcagcaatatctaacaattccacaacaaatggAATTGTTcattggatgagcaatgtcagagcggcataggcaagatgcaatagatcgTGTAGAATGGAGTATACACATGAtcagtaatgcaagatatgtaaaaattattaaagtgccattaatAAATTGACTAGTATTCCATTTATTaatggaggcaggtagcctagtggttagagcgttgggccagtaaccgtaaaggttgctagatcgaatccccgagctgacaaggtaaaaatctgttctgcacctgaacaaggcagttaacccagtggcCCTAGGCTGtcatttaaataagaatttgttcttaactgacttggctagttaaataatatatttttcaattaagtggccaatgatttcaagtctgtatgtaggtagcagcctctctgtactagtgatggctgtttaacagtccgatggccttgagatagaagctgttttcagtctctcagtcccagctttgatgcacctgtactgacctcaccttctggatggtagcagggtgaacaggcagtggctcgggtggatgttgtccttgatgatctttttggccttcctgtgacatcgggtgctgtaggtgtcctggagggcaggttatttgcccccggtgatgcattgagCAGACCGCACGACCGTCTGGAGAGCACtggggtggtgcagttgccgtaccaggcggtgatacagcccgacaggatgctctcaattgtgcatctgtaaaagtttgagtgttttaggtgacaagccacttcttaagcctcctgaggttgaagaggcactgctgcgccttcttcaccacactgtctgtgtgggtggaccatttcagtttgtctgtgatgtgtacgccgaggaacttacaactttccaccttctccactactgtcccgtcaacgtggataggggggtgctccctctgctgtttcccgaAGTCCACCATCATCagttgtcttgagagatgtggagggtcaacacctttagttggcgCTCCCTATTTGATTTCATTTTGTGCCacttttttggtttgcttcctatcttttaagtttggtgtggggtttttcttttgtttaccTCTTCTTGAGCAAATTTAGTAGGTGTTAATGatgggtgtcagttgttgctagtcaacttgcagtggacacccccatgagtgtctttcagaacccctcctgtTATGTTTTGGTTGTCAgcgactctttgttagttcccccttctgtttgagtgacatttatggttttcttgctggggaacgtaacaataTACTAAACTGAGTTAATACGGAGTTATTATGCAGAATcatgatttctttattcagatTCTAGAATTGAAATATTACTAAATTAATGTTTAGCAGTACCATAGTAAAGTACACTTCATTTTACTGGTTGGATGTAAGATACCAGTTCAGACTAGATGTCATGACTGACTTGTATTTGTATAATGTGTTGGACACGAGAAAAGCACCAAAGCATACAATGGATACTCAGTCACACATTAACTcatgcaaacatcaaagcagaaactcgctcctgcaggttcatgctctacgacagggctctccaaccctgttcctggagagctaaccctcctgtaggtttttgctccaaccccaattgtaactaacctgattcagctaattattagaatcaggtgtgctagattaggcttggagtgaacctacaggatggtagctctccaggaacagggttggagtgaacctacaggactgtagctctccaggaacaggcttggagtgaacctacaggacggtagctctccaggaacaggcttggcgtgaacctacaggatggtagctctccaggaacaggcttggagtgaacctacaggacggtagctctccaggaacaggcttggagtgaacctacaggacggtagctctccaggaacagacttggagtgaacctacaggatggtagctctccaggaacaggcttggagtgaacctacaggatggtagctctccaggaacagggttggagtgaacctacaggactgtagctctccaggaacagggttggagtgaacctacaggacggtagctctccaggaacaggcttggagtgaacctacagcacggtagctctccagaaacaggcttggagtgaacctacagcacggtagctctccagggacaggcttggagtgaacctacaggacggtagctctacaggaacagggttggaaagcccTGCTCTACAACAGAGTATAACAGAAAGTGGcccaggtcctaatccaggcacttctcctgtctggactactgcagctctctgttggctgggctccccgcttgtgccatcaaacctctGCAATTTATCCAGAACACTGCAGctcacctggtgttcaaccttcctaagTCACCCCActtctccgcacactccactggcttccagtcgaagttCGTAGCCACTACAAGACTATGGTGCTTGCTATGGAGTAGCAAGAGGaactaccttcaggctatgctcaaagcCTACAGCCCAACCTGAGCtctctgttctgccacctctggtctcttggtaCCCCCAACCCTTCTTGAAGGTCaactcccactcagcccagtcaaagctcttttctgtcctggcaccccaattgtGGAATGAGCTTCCCCCTgatgctaggacagcagagtccctgcccatcttttcTGAAACATCTGAAatcctacctcttcaaagagcatCTTAATACCCACCCTCTGGCTAGAAGCTcgttgcaggttttgaaaatcttttatttaaatttttgtactgtttaaaacattttttttttaaatcttatcTTCTGCTGTCACAGAAGCCTTTTTTTTTAGGACCTTTATCTTTTTAACCAAAGATCATAGAAATGTGCTGTTTTCACAATGTAGACTGGagaatgaatatgaggttgacaATTGCTGGAATTTCACTTTTAGGATGATAGTTGATCTAATTGCTAAAGATGATCTTTATGCTTTTGGGAAACTCAACCTATAGATGAGTGAACGTTGCTGACCTAAACAAACACTGAGTCAAGACTGTTATAAAGTTAACTGTTGTGACTGTTTTCCAAAGTATTTTGTGAAGCACATGCCTTCTCTTTCCAAAAGGAAAACAACATCTTGTACACAATCATAACTGAAGCTTTTTGGTGTTTTGCAGTATCTGTATGTTTGATATTGTAATTTATTGATAGATACAGGAGCTTTACTCTATGTATATTGTCTCTATACAGGCTGTGAAAAAAGGAGCCAGTCAGACTGTCATTGGCCTTATATTTGGCTGCTATGCTCTGTGTAATCTGATGGGCTCCTTAGTACTGGGTAAATATGTAAGTATTTGGAATAACtaggctacagtgccttcagaaactatgcataccccttgacttcttccacattttgtttttacagcctgaattcaaaatagatgaAATGTtgttctctcacccatctacacacaatacccataatgagaaagtgaaaacatgtttttagaaatgttagcataTATCTCATTTaaataattattcacacccctgagtcagtacatgttagaatcacctttagcagtgattacagctgtgaggctttctgggtaagtctctaataaGATCTGTGtgcacctggattgtacaatatttgcaaattgttcatttttaaattcttcaagctctgtcaagttggttgttgataattgttaaacagccattttcaagtcttgccatagattttcaagttgatttaagtcaaaactgtaactaggccactcaggaacattcaatgtgatcttggtaagcaactccagtgtatatatttggttttgtgttttaggttattgtcctgctgaaagaagAATTTTCCTCCCAGCACCCACGATAaatcacaatttaaaaaaatcttaatattataaaatatattttccccaaaataacactgtattcaggacatgaagtattttttgcagttttacttttgtgccttattgctatcaggttgcatgttttggaatatttttgtttctgtacaggcttcattcttttcactctgtcatttaggttagtattgtgaagtaactacaatgtcgaTCCATCCTTTTCTcttatcacagtcattaaactctgtaactggtttaaagtcaccattggcctcatggtgaaacccctgagcggtttctttcctctccggcaactgagttaggaaggacgcctgtatctttgtagtaactgggtgtattgatacaccatccaaagtgatattaataacttcaccatggcctcctgagtggtgcagcggtctaaggcactgcgtcacagtgcttgaggcggcactacagacccgggtttgatctcAAGCTGTGAcaggaagtcccatagggcggcacacaattggcccagcgtcatctgggttaggggagggtttagccggaGGCTTTTACTTGGCTTATCAAGCTCACATTGGTACGGCTGGGTTCCGGGTTAAACGGGCGGTGTTAAGAAGCGCTGTTTGGCGGGTCacgtttcggaggacacatgactcaaCCTTCATCTCtaccgagcccgttggggagttgcgatcacaattggatatcacgaaattggggagaaaaagggggggtAATATACAAACCAAaaaaacttcaccatgctcaaataccaataggtgcccatctttgtgaggcattagaaaacctccctggtctttgtggtcgaacctgtgtttgaaattcactgctcgactgcgGGACttcacagataattgtatgtgcggagtacagatgaggtagtcattcacaaatcatgttaaacacttattgcacacattTCTTTCTGCTGAactttaggcttgtcataacaaaggggttgaatacttattgactcaagacatttcagcttttcattttaaaataatttgtcaatttccactttgacgttatggggtattgtgtttaggccagtgagacacattttaatccattttaaattcaggctgtaacacaacaaaatgtggaataagtcaaggggtgtgaatactttcaccctgttccctatgtactTCTGATTAggtaccatagggctctggtcaaaagtgatgcactccatagggaacagggtggcatTCGGGATGCATATAACGTTTAGTGATCAGACTACTCTGCTTGCAATATgacttttcacacacacacctgcttatCTCTCCTTTCAGATTGTTCAGATCGGGGCAAAGTTCATGCTAATTTCAGGCTTATTTGTGTCGTCAGTGTGCACCATTCTCTTTGGGTGAGTGAGATTTGATAGTGTTCTGCAAGCATCTCATACTGTCTATTGTGATTAATGGCAGATGACTACTTAAATAAGTTAGTTATCCATCAACAGATTCCAAGCAAAGTGCTCATGAgaacactttttttttcttttatattTTAAGTGCCCTCCTACAATTTTTACTCAACATGGACAAATACATATTTTCATTTCCTGTTCTTGTTTTACAGCTTACTCGACAAAGTTCCTGACGGAGCTACTTTTATTATTCTGTGCATTATCATAAGGTCTGTTGACGCTGTGGGCTTCAGTGCTGCGATGACCTCTTCTTTTGCAGTTTCAGCAAAAGTTTTCCCCAACAATATAGCAACTGTTCTGGTGAGCTTAGTCAGCCAACCCTTGTGTAAGAGTCTGTATGTTATGTGGTGGAATTAAACACCATgttcaaacaaaaaaacattatgCTTGAGGTTAAAATGTTTTGTATCCCAAGAGTTTGGCACCATTTGTCTGTCTGAAATCATCCTTAGCAATGAGCATTGTAATTAGTTCCTCTATTTGgtcataataataatgataataatataataataagaataatatGATGATGATTCAATTGGACTCTATTCTATTTGGAACTGGAACCCATACAAACAAAATTTTAAAGCAGATCCTTCTACTTTGTAAAGATAAGTCTGTGGGTACGAGAACTGAATGTGCACATTTACTTAGTTGAATATTGTGTTGTCTTGTTAGGGTAGTCTGGAGATCTTTACAGGGCTGGGTCTGATACTGGGACCACCAATAGGTGGATGGCTGTATCAGTCGTTTGGATACGAAGTTCCTTTCATGGCTCTGGGATGCTTCCTATTTCTCATGGTCCCCTTCAACATGTACATCTTACCAAGCTTTGGTAACGGTTTATTTATGGTTTATGAACTTTTAACTAATAGTCAGACGTCTATAATATATTTCTAAATACCTTATGTCCCCCACTTTTAAAGAAAAGTGTTAACTTGTGTAAAGTTTTACCTAAATGTTTAAGTTATCTGAGTCTAAAAGATGCATGTTGAGACCAAatgttttctttgtcattatgaaaTGATTCCTGTGATGATATTTCTTGTTGTATTATTCTGCTTGTTCCTCTGTTCAGCTGCTGATCCTAGCAAGGACTCCTTCTTCAGGCTGTTCACGCATCTGAAGATAGTCCTCATATGCTTTGCCATATTCACCCTGAGTTCTGGACTCGGCTTTCTAGATGCGACCTTGTCCATATATGCCATTGATACGGTAAAGCAAAGCATACACAAGGGTTGAGGTGAATTccatttcagtttacttcctaaaTTGACTGAACTGAAATACCCCAACCCTGGTATACTTGAAAGCCTCATATTTGagaatgtatttgtcacatttcAAAACACGATTATGTCCAGTAGGATGGATCTCGGTAACTTAATGTTTTTGTTCCTCCATGTAGTTTGACCTGTCTCCAGGTTATGTGGGTCTTCTCTTGCTTGGTCTGTCGTTGACTTACTGTCTAGCCTCACCTCTGCTTGGTATCATCAGTGACAGGTTTCCTGTGAGTACAGTTACCCCAACACTACACCATACaacactataatatactataatacactacattgttggttaagggcttgtaagtaagcattcctGTTTTCAgcacataaaatttgatttacactatactacattatactatACAACATTATACTAATCAacactatactacattatactatACAATGCTACACTACACAACGCTACACTACACAACGCTACACTACACAACGCTACATTATACTATACAACGCTACATTATACTATACAACGCTACACTACattataatatataacactatgctacattatactacactatacaacactatactacattatactatACGACACTATGCTACattatagtatactatagtatatattatagtatacaACACTATACTACattgtactatacactatacaatGCTACATTATACTAAACAACGCTATGCTACATTATACTATGCTACATTATACACCATTACACTATACAACCCTATACTATACAACACCATGCTACATTATACTATACAACACTATACCGCACTATTGTATACTACACTATACCGCACTATACTACACAACACTAGACTATTA encodes:
- the LOC115162004 gene encoding MFS-type transporter SLC18B1 isoform X1; translation: MNDNMDSDEVQQTDGSALEESTSSPNLRMTRYQILTLMSIASVNFSSMICYSILGPFFPKEAVKKGASQTVIGLIFGCYALCNLMGSLVLGKYIVQIGAKFMLISGLFVSSVCTILFGLLDKVPDGATFIILCIIIRSVDAVGFSAAMTSSFAVSAKVFPNNIATVLGSLEIFTGLGLILGPPIGGWLYQSFGYEVPFMALGCFLFLMVPFNMYILPSFAADPSKDSFFRLFTHLKIVLICFAIFTLSSGLGFLDATLSIYAIDTFDLSPGYVGLLLLGLSLTYCLASPLLGIISDRFPSTRPWFMVLGGLFTATGFWFLGPVPILQIKSQLWLVVFMLGIIGFSLSMTAIPTFPEILDCAYENGFEEGLSTLGLVSGLFGAVWSFGMFCGPTLGGFITQQLSFEWAASIQGGLAFLAAFFLGVYFLCQGTRQERAPQIQNERPSDEATHLLT
- the LOC115162004 gene encoding MFS-type transporter SLC18B1 isoform X2, whose product is MTIWILMKFNKQAVKKGASQTVIGLIFGCYALCNLMGSLVLGKYIVQIGAKFMLISGLFVSSVCTILFGLLDKVPDGATFIILCIIIRSVDAVGFSAAMTSSFAVSAKVFPNNIATVLGSLEIFTGLGLILGPPIGGWLYQSFGYEVPFMALGCFLFLMVPFNMYILPSFAADPSKDSFFRLFTHLKIVLICFAIFTLSSGLGFLDATLSIYAIDTFDLSPGYVGLLLLGLSLTYCLASPLLGIISDRFPSTRPWFMVLGGLFTATGFWFLGPVPILQIKSQLWLVVFMLGIIGFSLSMTAIPTFPEILDCAYENGFEEGLSTLGLVSGLFGAVWSFGMFCGPTLGGFITQQLSFEWAASIQGGLAFLAAFFLGVYFLCQGTRQERAPQIQNERPSDEATHLLT